A window of the Eleutherodactylus coqui strain aEleCoq1 chromosome 8, aEleCoq1.hap1, whole genome shotgun sequence genome harbors these coding sequences:
- the RUSF1 gene encoding RUS family member 1, giving the protein MSLVRPEDMALICVERYGSGSVLKYMERGDGTLCCEGPRLAGTYRPLRDCFMSLFLPHGYPDSVSEDYLDYQLWDTLQAFSSSVTGSLATHALLRGSGVGDSTATVTGATITWILRDGTGMVGRILFAWMKGSRLDCDAKRWRLFADVLNDLAIFMEILAPLFPSCFTLTVCIAGIFKCIVGVAGGATRAALTVHQARRDNMADVCAKDGSQETLVNLAGLLVSLVLVPLVSDSFWGTYLLFLFLTCLHLYANYRAVRSVVMETLNQSRLAIVLEYFLREGRILSPAEANPKEPLLPGLGSQVSIDVGVPLNAVVSSVSQLELLKKGNDCRYLLGWRRDTGRLAVVLHEGADSVDVIRSVVHAEILHRRSTSSDPARYQILAETHGQVRHMFPNFCYGLSASGWVTDRNLLDSDDWRANWDVNKGL; this is encoded by the exons ATGTCACTGGTCAGACCTGAGGACATGGCTCTCATCTGCGTGGAGCGTTATGGATCAGGCAGTGTTCTCAAGTACATGGAGCGTGGTGATGGGACGTTGTGCTGTGAGGGGCCTCGGCTGGCCGGAACATATCGCCCACTGAGGGACTGCTTCATG AGCCTCTTCCTCCCTCATGGTTATCCAGACAGCGTCAGTGAAGATTACTTGGATTATCAGCTTTGGGACACGCTGCAG GCCTTCTCCAGCAGTGTGACGGGCTCTCTGGCCACTCATGCTCTTCTTCGCGGATCAGGCGTTGGCGATAGCACGGCCACTGTGACAGGCGCCACCATTACTTGGATTCTTCGAG ATGGCACCGGGATGGTTGGACGCATTCTCTTCGCCTGGATGAAggg GAGCCGTCTTGACTGCGATGCCAAGCGATGGAG GCTCTTTGCCGATGTGTTGAATGATCTGGCCATATTTATGGAGATCTTGGCTCCTCTCTTCCCATCATGCTTcactctgactgtgtgcattgcAGGAATATTTAAG tgcatcgtgggagTGGCTGGAGGGGCCACACGTGCCGCACTCACTGTGCACCAAGCCAGGAGAGACAATATGGCTGACGTGTGTGCGAAGGATGGGAGTCAG GAGACGCTGGTGAATCTGGCTGGACTTCTCGTCAGTCTTGTGCTCGTTCCTCTTGTGTCTGACAGTTTCTG GGGAAcctacctcctcttcctcttcctgacGTGTCTGCACCTTTATGCAAATTATCGTGCTGTCCGTTCTGTTGTAATGGAGACACTCAACCAATCGCGGCTTGCTATAGTACTGGAGTACTTTCTACGAGAAGGACGAATCCTGAGCCCCGCTGAAGCGAACCCCAAGGAGCCGCTGTTACCAG GTCTCGGCTCACAAGTCTCGATTGATGTTGGCGTCCCCCTGAATGCCGTTGTTTCCAG TGTCTCACAGCTGGAACTCTTGAAGAAAGGGAATGATTGTCGGTACTTGCTGGGCTGGAGGAGAGATACAG GTCGCCTCGCAGTTGTCTTACACGAGGGGGCGGACAGTGTTGACGTCATCAGATCTGTAGTCCATGCTGAGATCCTTCACAGAAGATCCACGAGTTCAG ATCCTGCCCGCTACCAGATCTTGGCAGAAACACACGGACAAGTCCGCCACATGTTCCCGAACTTCTGCTATG GTCTATCTGCATCCGGTTGGGTGACTGATCGAAATCTTTTGGACTCTGATGACTGGAGGGCGAATTGGGACGTAAATAAAGGGCTGTGA